A single window of Acetohalobium arabaticum DSM 5501 DNA harbors:
- a CDS encoding trimethylamine methyltransferase family protein — MRPKLNFFSEEEIERIHNMSLDILESMGMKIPSEEALGILEEAGADIDGEIAKFTPELIENAVETAPKRDELTLYARDEEYDINLSEDAPVLAGMTQATNVIDVDTREKRPATNEDVGLMLRVLDQLDNVSIASTLATPQDVPEERMDQYTWATAIKNTKKHITAPSFNDQCVKDAVKMGSIAVGGEDKFQERPFFSTWVLTSPPLELDAETASTLMEASRHNIPTLVSSGPILGVSAPVTIAGGVAQAHAENMACLVLSQAVNPGAPFIYTSFARIMDMKVTNISMASPEFAIMKGCMAELGHLLDLPTRMPSMLRDSKKVDAQAGFEVGMGLVGALESEIIGGLQLDMDIVIDFADLVFSNECMGQLKRIARGVEVNDNNLARELISEVGHGGDFLKTLHTAQNFKDELWDADLVERRMWEYWEDDGCLDMEERALARVKEMIEEDTGPLLDEELQKEIDAIAKD, encoded by the coding sequence ATGAGACCAAAGTTAAATTTCTTTTCTGAAGAAGAGATAGAAAGAATCCATAATATGTCTTTAGATATTTTGGAGTCAATGGGTATGAAAATACCTTCTGAAGAAGCATTAGGGATTCTTGAAGAAGCCGGTGCAGATATTGATGGGGAAATTGCTAAGTTTACTCCTGAATTAATAGAAAATGCTGTTGAAACTGCCCCTAAAAGAGATGAACTGACATTATATGCTCGGGATGAAGAATATGATATTAATTTGAGTGAAGATGCACCTGTATTAGCCGGCATGACACAGGCGACTAATGTAATTGATGTAGATACACGGGAGAAACGACCGGCAACTAATGAAGATGTTGGTTTGATGTTAAGAGTCTTAGATCAGTTAGATAATGTTTCGATTGCTTCTACGCTTGCTACTCCGCAGGATGTGCCTGAGGAAAGGATGGATCAGTATACGTGGGCTACAGCTATTAAAAATACTAAAAAGCATATTACTGCTCCATCATTTAACGATCAGTGTGTAAAAGATGCAGTCAAGATGGGATCTATAGCAGTAGGTGGAGAAGATAAATTTCAGGAACGTCCTTTCTTTTCTACCTGGGTTTTAACTTCACCTCCTCTGGAGTTAGATGCTGAAACTGCAAGTACACTAATGGAAGCTAGCCGTCATAATATTCCTACTCTCGTCAGTTCTGGACCTATTCTTGGTGTTTCTGCACCAGTTACTATTGCTGGAGGTGTTGCTCAAGCCCATGCAGAGAACATGGCTTGTTTAGTATTATCACAGGCAGTTAACCCTGGTGCGCCATTTATCTATACTAGTTTTGCCCGAATTATGGATATGAAGGTAACTAATATATCAATGGCTAGTCCAGAGTTTGCTATTATGAAGGGGTGTATGGCGGAATTAGGTCACTTACTGGATTTGCCTACTAGAATGCCTTCTATGTTGCGTGATTCTAAGAAAGTAGATGCTCAGGCAGGATTTGAAGTCGGTATGGGGCTAGTAGGTGCTTTAGAATCTGAGATTATTGGTGGACTTCAATTAGATATGGATATCGTTATTGATTTTGCTGATTTAGTCTTCAGTAATGAATGTATGGGACAATTAAAGAGGATAGCTCGAGGTGTAGAGGTGAATGATAATAATTTAGCTCGGGAGTTGATTTCTGAAGTTGGACATGGTGGAGATTTTTTAAAGACTCTTCATACAGCTCAGAATTTTAAAGATGAATTATGGGATGCAGACCTTGTTGAACGGCGAATGTGGGAATATTGGGAAGATGACGGCTGTTTGGATATGGAAGAAAGAGCTTTAGCTAGAGTAAAAGAGATGATTGAAGAAGATACTG